One segment of Arctopsyche grandis isolate Sample6627 unplaced genomic scaffold, ASM5162203v2 HiC_scaffold_121, whole genome shotgun sequence DNA contains the following:
- the LOC143921989 gene encoding uncharacterized protein LOC143921989, with the protein MAPGKSGKKDHKTAVTQEARERVVTTFKSAHIKRIVKKQTKMRVSKDALKAISSGLTYILLEILDGGKIYVEGEKKKKMSPRHINSAITSDVELSSLLKSYVIQSGGSRQFSLPELTRKN; encoded by the coding sequence ATGGCACCAGGCAAATCAGGAAAGAAAGATCATAAAACAGCTGTCACACAAGAGGCAAGAGAAAGAGTAGTAACTACTTTTAAATCTGCACACATTAAAAGAATTGTTAAGAAACAAACTAAAATGAGAGTCAGCAAAGATGCTCTTAAAGCGATTTCTTCTGGtttaacatatattttactTGAAATCCTTGATGGAGGAAAGATTTATGTTGAaggtgaaaaaaagaaaaagatgtCTCCAAGGCATATTAACTCAGCAATTACATCAGATGTAGAACTTTCATCTCTATTAAAAAGCTACGTCATCCAATCTGGTGGAAGCAGACAATTCTCACTCCCTGAACTTAccagaaaaaattaa